TAAACTTTAGCAGTACAATTTCAGTATTAAATATAAAACTACACTGCAAGttgatgtattttaaaaatggttATGTATATTCTAGCCTTAAGTTTATGTATCAAATACAAGTAACTCAATTGTTTCTTGCCTTGACAGTTAACATATCTAACAAATTTCAGCAAGCCAGACATCcatcttttccatttaaataaaaaaaataagcaagcacACCAACTCTATTTCACAGCAAGGGAGTGTAAAGATTCAACACTTTCCTGAGTGTTGTGCAAAGAATAACGTTTGAGAAAGTAGGTTAAGTGAGTGTAATGATAAACCTAAAGCTAAGCCGGAGGACCTTTTGATTAACTTCATATTTCATATGCTACTTGCATCAGTTGAGAGCAACATGAGTTACAGAACTTCCATGAAAACAAGCCACTTAGAAGCAGGTGGTTAAGCTTGATCAGTTTATTAGAAGGATTATATGACACGGTTGCCTGCAATAGCAGGGGACTGGATTTGATGACCCAGGAAGTTCTTTCCAGTCCCGTGTTTCTAAGCCATGCACCAAGTGTACCCAGCCCACACTTTCACATTTGGAAAAAGCCAAACAAAGccacacgcacacactcacaaAAAAAAGAAGTCCTCGATGACATTTTATTTCTCTAGATACTCACTATGCAGAAGGGAACAGAGCTAAAATCCTGTACAGAGGATACATTTACTCAAGGTTGATGTGGTACTGAAGTCAGTTAATAATTAGATACCTCCAGGCAGATTCAGTTACAGGGCATACTAACACTGCACACTGCCAGACAATTTCTAATCAAGCCAAGAACCTCTTGCAGGAATGAGGTCTCTTTGCTACCAAGCACAGAGCACACTGAATAAGCTAAAAGCAGCTGTTCTTAAATGAACTACCCTACCAACCATGAGTGAATGACAGATAGATGGTAAGAAGCATTTACCTACTAGACAAGATTTCTCTGCACACTCAGGCAGAAGTAGTAATTAGTTCAGAGCAGCAACCATTGCTCCTACCTTGCCTGTCTCTCAAGTACATTCTCTTTAAAAGCTGGTCTACAGAATCAATACAGCAATTCTCAAATGCTACCAAAGTAGCAGTTTGTGGCTGCCACgcagatttttctttcaaaaagtagTCAGGCATTCCCATCATAGCAGCAAGTTTGTTATGACAGCAGATGCAGCCATAGCAAAAGCCTGTACAAGAACAAGAGATCTACACAATTGCCTAGATTCAACCCATCTAACTTTTAGGCACTTGGTTAAGGTGTCTGGGTACCTAGTCACCCAGAACTCCCCCTGGTCACTAATGGTAGACAGTCCGAATTGCCTTCTGGAGGTGTCTTTTTACTGGCTGCACATCAAGCAATGAGGTTCTCAACACAGGCACCTCAGTTAGACAGGATGAATGGAGACTTGCATCTCTTCCAAGAGATAGTTTCAATACTCTCCAACACCAAAGGCATAGCAATTAAGGTTTGCAACTCCAGTTATGTTTGGAAACAAACTTACAATCAAGTAATTAAGCTGTAGTCCCTCCCTCCCAAGCATAAAAGCCTTCCAAATGGAGGctctgctattttaaaaataaaaaaaatagaggaaaaaggaaaaaaaaaaagcattcttattTCTTAAACAATGAGCAGTCATAGCTGCTTTGCCACTCATTCACGGGGAAGCTGAAGGATTGATCAGAGAACACTTTACTCAAAGACCTGGAATGACTAAGCACTGCTAGTGCATGCAAAGCAGAAGTAACAAGATGGTTCTTAAATTAACCCTAGTCCTCTTCTCCACCCCACAAAATTCATGCAAATGTTTGATAAGTTAGTCAAGAACAAAAGCCCAAGATTCCAAAAAGGCTTAATTTTACATATTGCAAAAGAAATGTCCcgttgttttctttctgtgggtAGAGAAATGCATTTTTGGCATGGTTGAGAATCACACAGATCTACAAAGTCCATGCTGTTTAAATTCTCCAACTGGTTTCTATAACCTgtcaaaaaagccaaaaacaacCTATACATGTTTCCCCAGTATTAACATGCATGCTGAGAGCTCTCCACTTTAGTGAAATGAGGTGTTACTTCTATGCTGATAGTTGACAAGTCAGCATTACACGACTTTGAGACCAACTAAATTAACATTGTCGTAATATGAAAGGCAAGCACAAGTTCATTTATTTATAGCAAAGGTCTTGGGTTACAGGAGGTCAGTTCTTGCCATCTTGAAAAGATAGGGGATAACTTATTGCATACATGTGCATTATAATTTAGCAGCAAGTCATTCATAGGAACACTTCCCTCTACTGCTTTTTTGGTTTATTATctcaattatatatatatttcagctTTACAAAGCATTTAACACCACCTTTAAGTTAATGGtcttttattggaaaaaaagacTAGCATTTACAACTTGGAATGGACATAAATTGTAATATCTTGAACAGCGATGTTGATAGTTGTGCTGAAGTCCACAGGCTACTCCGCCAGCTCCAAGTCATGGTAcagaaggttttaaaaatatgagagTCCAAAGATGCTCCCTTGGTGaaggtttcttttaaaaattttgtgaACGGTAACAGCCCGACACCCGTTTCACTATAGTGCAATGCAGACAATGTTAAACCAATATTATAACACAGACATGCCATCCATAGTTAAGATCATCATATTTTTGGAGCACACTGCTACGTACAGGAGAACCATTCGACCTTTAGGGCATTTTCTCTAAGTTTTGAATCCTTCAACCACTTTTGCTGCATACCATCCTGAGGTATAAACCAATTTTGAAGTAAACCAGCTATGACAATTTATACTACAAATTGAACTAAAATCCACCGTTGAACAAAAGAGTGGATTTTtaggttgtttttccttttaatacaAATGTCTGACTGTGCTCAATTGTCAAGCTGCATGCATGAAAAACTGGCCAGCCCAAACAGTGTAATAGTCATTAGCAAATGGAACTTTTGAGTTCACtaagtgcttcctttttttttttttttttattttcaaggtaGTACAATTATTTATATTGTAAAACTGATGTTTAACTTGATCTTTTGGGGACAGGACCACCAACCATTACATGCAGTTTGTGGACAGAAGGTATTTTGACATTCAGTTTTGCTATACAGAAACAGAATgaataaatgaacatttttttgcaAGAGGTAAGTAAAAGATTCAATTTGATTCTTCTAGAGGAAAAAAGGTGTAAAGGAGGTCTCTTCACTTTGCAGTCATCATCTGTACGAATTCTGAAAAGATAAAGAGTCACGATCAGCTGCTGGTTAAGTCTCAATCACAAGTGGTATGAAAGCTTTCACTGCATCTAGGAGTTTACTTTTGCCCACAGAAGTGGGAAACTGAATAAACTGGGCGTCTGTAAGATAAAAGCCAACAGACCTTCACTCAATCTGTGCGATTGTTTCAAGATAAACATCTTACCTTCATAGTTGACTTGCCCATCCCCATCAATGTCTGCTTCTCTGATCATTTCATCTACTTCTTCGTCTGTTAGCTTTTCTCCTAAGTTTGTCATAACATGACGTAGCTCTGCTGCACTGATATAACCATTGCCATCCTGTGAGGAAAAATTTACACAAGACCAAGATCAACAACCCTGAGACTGATCAACTCTGAAACTAAACCCAGGTTTCCAGTGACTGCTTCTGAATTAGTCTTACAATACTTGGGACAGATATACAGATCTGGTGAACTACAGTCTCTATATCCCTGCACTAAGTACTAGTCACACCACCTTTGAAGCAGGTATACCACCATATCTTTCCCTATTACCTGCAGTATAATAGCAGTTGCATGCCTGGTTTGTAGCTGTGATTAGGCACTTTGAATGCTTCTAAATATCTTTccaaaaaaatcctgaaacaaaacattttctgtatttagTTTGTCTATGCTGCCTAAGCAAGTGTAAAGAATTCTCTGATGAGAAAGGGTACATCAGGTTTGTATTACATGTAACACTGCTTCCATAACCAGACTGCAGATAGCTAGGTTAGGCTTCCCAAGTAAGATGTTCTAGAACAAGTCATACactggtgtgtgtgggggtaaaTTCTACTTAAATGTAGCTGTGAAAAGCTTGGAAGTGTCATCCTATTTTTGCCACTAGGTCAGTGTTCCTATTAGTTCCATTAAGTAGTATTCAAACCTAGAGCACAGCCATGACCATTTCAGAAACTGTCCTCTTTTGTCAACATAAAGGATTAGAGTTTAGTTTACAGCAGGAGTTCAGATGGTGTCATAGATGCCATCACTACTCAGTAAATGACCTCAATGGCATTAAGAACAAAATCTAGTCTGCAGAAGTTTACCCAGAAGGGAGATGAAGTACTACCCAGTCAAACACCCTTTCTAGCACATATCCCAGCAAAGGGCCAGAAGCTGGTACTCTTTCCATGCAAAGGCGGGGAAGTGAAACCTCCTTGTACACATGCGCATACATCAGCTTAGTAGCTGCATCAGTCACTGCACAAAATAGTTCTCTTGTTGTAACTGTAGTATCCAAGCAATCCAAGGTGGGAAACCCCTGTTCTGACAAGATATCTTTAGAACAGTCTTTTCATCATGTATGCTCAGGTGTCCTTAATGAAAAGGGAAGGAGTTGAACTCTTAAGGTTTCTGCAGTAACCTCACAGTCTGCATCTTGAAGACACAACATGTGATGTTTCATTTCCTGTAAATACTGATGACATGACTTCAGCTTCAGAACTGTTCATAAAGAAGTACAAAATGCTCTGCATCCATGCAAACATTTCCCTGTCCCTCTGAAGCCAGAAGGTTAGAAGGGAACATAGCAAAGCTaccaccaaaacaaaacaaaccccagacCAAGTTCTATTGGTCTCCAATCCTAAGGAAAGGCCAGAAAGCTTTCTTCATAGAAATGCCTTAAGATTAGTCCTGCCATGTAAGTGGGTATAACCAGCCTGCTCTGCAAGTCATCTATTCCCCTGCTTCTAGTTGagaagatttcttttccttctagataagcaaagaaaaacattgaGGAAAAGATGCTTTACTGCTTCTGAAGAATGCTTGCACTTTTAGGAATACCTTGTCAAAGACTCGGAACGCCTCACGGATTTCTTCCTCGCTGTCTGTGTCCTTCATTTTTCTGGCCATCATGGTTAAGAATTCAGGAAAGTCGATAGTGCCATTGCCTTAATGAAAAAGATTAGAAAATTAAATTCCCacacttttcttcaaaaaaacctGGCTTTTAATTTAACCAGAGGCAAGAATCAGGTTAGCTTACAGAGAATCTGTCATTCTTATATAAGAACCTGATCATTCACCTAAATTGCTACCACAGCCTTTTTGCTTTTACAGTGCACAATAGCCACTGTCACTGCACTGTTTCAGTGCCATGAAATTGACTTGCTTTCTCTCCAGGTCAAACCACACCACCACTAAGCTGCATGTAAAATGACAATCTGATGCTCCAAGGTTAACAGATACAAACACTTATCTTTGCTTCAGATCACTCCCAAGAACAAGTTGTcaacaaaaaaatctaaattgctgTGGGAGATTCCAGAGATCTGGAATATCTGGGAAGATGCTATTGAGTAGGCACTGACAAACACGTGTTATCTAAAATTTGGAAAAAGATAAAGCTGCACTAAGGTGCTCATAAATACTTGTTTCTTGCTAAAAAACTCCCTATCAATGTATGTTGCACACCacagaaaatacacaattttGAAAGGTAACAAGTATCTGCAAATTCAACTGACATGAGAAAAGCTGCTATTACTTGGTATTTCTGAAAAACTTGGCATTATATGTTCTGGATACTCATTTCACTGCAAGACTGAAAATCCAGGCCTCATCCCTAAGACTTGCAAATTCTCCAGTCAAAATAAGGATTCAACCTTGAGGTTGTTGAAAGCTATGAGAAAAATGGTATGGTAAAGACACAGAAGTTCTTGGAAACAGCAGAAACTAGATTAGTATAGTCAGGATACAGCTGTGTATGCCAAACTAATGCATTAAGATCTCCATACAACCAAGATCAACCTGttgagggggggagggaggggcagaaccaaaaacaaacaagaaaactttGCAGCTTAGGGATTCCTGATTGAGATTAATGATACATACACAGCTATTTATACTCATGGCAAGCCTTATTTACCAGCTAAATTGGAACTCAGGTCTTGTACTCAGCTTTATAAAGAAATCTCAATGAATATGtagaataaaagcaaagcattccACCATAAAAACAAGCTGAAACAGGTGGGCAGGGCATACTTATCTGAAGTCTTTACTCtcctttcatttttaatctaCTAGTGAAGCACTGTGGAAAGTAGCATAGAAAAGTCACTGTATACAACCTCTACCTAACACTGCAAACCTGTAATCAAAATTTCTCAGTACCACCATCCAGGAGTTAACAGTTAGGGGCAACTTACACTTTAAGGAAAGTAGTGTTTGATTAGTGTAGTCTGTGATAATCAA
This window of the Dromaius novaehollandiae isolate bDroNov1 chromosome 5, bDroNov1.hap1, whole genome shotgun sequence genome carries:
- the CALM1 gene encoding calmodulin-1, whose translation is MADQLTEEQIAEFKEAFSLFDKDGDGTITTKELGTVMRSLGQNPTEAELQDMINEVDADGNGTIDFPEFLTMMARKMKDTDSEEEIREAFRVFDKDGNGYISAAELRHVMTNLGEKLTDEEVDEMIREADIDGDGQVNYEEFVQMMTAK